From Rhopalosiphum padi isolate XX-2018 chromosome 2, ASM2088224v1, whole genome shotgun sequence:
TTTTGAATTGAtggtaacataaaaataaaagtagaacATTCAGAAAGAAGTCTAGATATCCATTacctaaattgtaaaaattctattgaatctattattaaaaaaaaactaccaaaCATGTAAccttattaaatcaatatttagcagcgatttatttttttacgaccgATCTTTAGATGCTAATCTTGTTCACTTGTtgatatgttaaaatttatagttaggTATCAAATTTTAgtggtattattatgtttatgccaTTTAAATATGACTGGTTTAATTCGCATGATATGACTTTTAATGGATACAATTGGAGGAGATATAATCATTTAAGAATTGTATGTAATTGCCGaaagtaacttaaaatttataactactAACTAACTACATATTAGTAGTACTTATCAGTTTatacagtatttaaattaattaaaaagttagtagttgtaatttgaaatataatgcagttattttaatgtagttttttcaacattaataatattaatatagtaatattatatgactaatAAATAGCCTACCTTTTAcaatggtttaaaataaaaaaaaattaaaaaaaccacttaaatttgaacttttcaaaaaatgtttaaaggtatctaaataataatactgataataatatgaattatacttTTGTGAGGTTAATGATACAGCGATATGTCATTAGTGTTacctattatgttaaaattatttctgtGTATAATGCAATCgcgtataaataacttaattttaacctaacattaggtacctaggtagtcttaatttttattttatttcacatcattaatttaataaattgaaatttacaaTTCCCGAATacgtataaatgttatttatttattataaaaataaataaaaaattaattctcgataatgcatattatattttacaagaagtaatttaaatgtaaaaagtaaaatatcatCAATCGATGACAATCATGTCTatcattatttctttatttaacataggttatatttaaacgttttttattacgatgtaaatgttttattttgtatacatattctaTATCGGTATCATTATATAATGCAGAGCTGTAGCTATTAGATACtagtaattatatgttatttgtgcatttttttaattacctacaagttttaatcaaaattatactggattatgttattattttgatttttaagcttttttctTGAGCCTACATATTTTAACTAACAAAAACCAATTTCAAAAATctataaacctataaaaaatttatagatAAAGTAACATGAcgctgttttaaattttactaaatccATTTTGCCGAAAACAAGTTAATAAAAAGTTACACCCAAAATTCCCgaatttccatttattttttacgggttattttcataattactgGAATCAactcaattcaattttttactaGAAATTACTCTTAAAGTAGAAAATGTTGGTGCATATTTAGGTACCCTTTTCCAAAAGACGAtgataaacatacaaataaaaaacatatattgctGTTAAATTCATACAACCATtgctattttttcataatttaatatacattatattttataaattaattaaaatctgcaattattataaagtatcatATTGGGGGacttatattggtatattatgaCCTCATATTCAAGATTATATCGCAATTTCAGGTGTATTTGTGTTTGTTTTACTAAAATTGTaccatttataaatacaataattttaatatgatctCATTCATTTATTACAATCTATAAACGACCTACCTATACTTTAATTGCGTGAGTTATTTAGCGTTGTACAGATATCGACTTGTTATTGAAGGTTTGAAGTTTTGATTGGcgtaaagttaaaaaaaaaacatgaaaaaggTATGTggaaaatgatatttttgacataataaGGAAATTTAATGCTGAACGGTCAAGAAGcatttaatatatgatttttttaacttcGTATAATGCATATTTGTCATGTCAAATTTGTTAACTATATGctgataatcataaataaaaagaataatttaatccAGATTTAATgggcaaaaataaataaataatttgaatattttaaatttttatttgaaatgatTAGTTATTTAGTCAAACACTTATACccgaaaatttttattttcccaTTAAAATTTCatgggaatttaaaaaaatgtacgttttttgtattacttgtaatttatttgtttatagaaTACTTCAGgtcaaagtaaatatttaatgcacACTATTGTTGCAATGATACGTTTCATGGTAATCtattgtaagtataaaattaaataatttaactttattaagatttataaattaattaaataattattttttaataattttagctcagtttactatattatacttacataatgttattgaagtaaATGCTGCCCCATCTACCCAACAATCAAACCAAAACCATCAATTGAATTGTGCAGTTATTATAGATGCAGGAAGTACTGGATCTAAAGTCTTAGCTGCTGCTTTTAAaaagagtatttatttttatttcattcagAAATACGCTATAAGaccaaaaaaatgaatttgaataatatattgatatgtgTGAAGTATAAATAGCTAACTAATTTGGATGTCTTAAAACATTAATGTGATAAATTGGTGAGAGAATAATTTCTTGAACACGTATAAAACCATTCATGAATGCAATGGTAATGCTAAATTGCTAACTAAGTATAGGTAAAAATTATCGGAAAGTGTGAGCAGGTGAAACtgactttataaatattcagaaaaaGTTTAAGGGAGTTATTCTTACGGAGCTAGGTAAATTGAGTCCGAAACACCGTTTTTGTGGTAAACTGGATTTTCGGATTTAAAAAGGTATAAGGTAAACTGAGTCACTGGTTATTATAGGTTTAGTTTCCAAAACAGCACATTTTCCTTCTCACTTTTACAGGCTTAGGACTATTGGTTATGTTAACAATTGGTGTggttaaaaatgtgattttttgtttttaatttctaatataattCACTACGTTGTACATGCAaatcacaattaattaaatataaaattgcaatATACAAATTCACCCAATTATTTGGGACTCAGTTTACCACTCTCGATTCTTACTAACCATTTATAGGTCATTTTGAAGATGGTAGCtgttaaaaatcgaatttacaCGTCAATAACACTTCATAGTACTTGCTAAAATTAGGATGGTCACAGAAAAGGAAAGTGATAGTAATTTACCATGTGGAGTTCTGATGATTACCAGagtaaatataattgatgaGATGATCATTGCAAgacttaatttttagatttaatggaTGACTATAATTTATGAAGGTGAATCGATAATGTTCTTGAGCTTGAATGAGTATTTGGCTAAAATAACTTTTGAGTCAACAGACTTACAGACTTGTTATTACGAAGTTAAGATGGATAATGACTTACGTTGTCAATTAAACTctttgaatttattgattttcatacgtaaaaataggtaatgttattaagtattaagatattattatgactgtGATTTTCAACCAATGATAATTTCAGAATTCTCATATAATTTAGAATGAACTTTTTATTGTCGAGCtcgaaacaaataaaatatgctgTAATctgataataagtaaaaaataatatttatgtaagtatagTTCACACTTTTCACAGGATTAGTAATTCTAAAAATTTTCAACGATTTATAACTACTATTTATAACTTcatctaattattttagttattttcttaaaatgaaaatatacttagaaacttgaaacattttgctattactcatataatatattaggacaGTGGTAATCTTTGCGACGATTAATTacagtattcatttttttttcattgaatagaaaaaataaataaaaattattccaaTCTAATATTTTCACAGTGGTTAAcaatttgtctttttttttttattccatgaatgttttaaaataatcttactTTCTTAAGTTACTTACTAACACATGATAAATTCTAATTAtagctaatttatattttttttaatatttaaaaaaattattagaaattgtattttattaagtcttgtaaaccattaattcatagaATCATAAGTTTTTCGTACAACAATCAAAAATTTCGAAAACAtatgataatgttttttataaacatttgttccGTTTAATGTTCAAAAGTATTTAAGAAATTGCTCAATTTATTGtatcgctcagaatctaaaacttaaatatattaaattattaataaatatttaagtattcactatttatatgggttttaaatattaattttaagtggaaggtattaaatataatattttatagagacTGTCATGAAAGTGCCTAACGCgtattttgtacaaatttaaaatccaacattttatatttgatatacaaTTGATAATCAAGCAtagaaaaataactattaaaatgtttatttagcgGATGACATCTATTTACTAgacaactatatttttaaacgagaAGAAGGTGGTTTAGCTGAATATGCTGATGacgaaaaaaaagtaaattaatgaattatgattcaaataaacagaaattatattaaataagtctAAAGTTAATCATTAAACTTAACTATGTTGGTCATAGAGAGAAGAAATAATACGTCATTTATTATCGCAAGCTgaagattttatgaataaaaatcctTATTGTGCCAGAACACCACTTTTATTGAGAGCAACAGCTGGTTTAAGAATGTTAAACGAAAAATCAGTTGAAATTATCAAtcaagtatttttcattttattattaatgtacctacTCAAAATcctcaattataatatatttttaggcaAAAGGAATTTTCAATGAATATAGCTCAATATTTCAAGTAGATGACAATTCAGTGGAAATAATGGATGGTAGTGATGAAGGGCTTTTTGCATGGTTCACAGTTAATTATCTCCtaagtaaaataacaaaatataaatatatacctactttaaatttttattcattattaaaaatgtaagaacATATTTATGTTTAGAGAGAATAAAGGATCTCGAAAATTCGGTAGCAGTTTTAGATTTAGGTGGTGCATCTTTACAAATCACCTTTTACCCAACTGacgataaaaaaataccaaCGAATTCTTCATTTATAAAAGATTATGCGATTATGGgaacaagaaaaaaattgtataaccaAAGGTACAATACAACTAGAAgtccaataattatatttaatgtacctaacaaaattaaaatataaaaatattatagttatttaggtTTTGGATACAAGGCTGTGCGAACAAAAGTTTTCAAAccggtagataataataaaaaaaattatacttcacCATGTCAACACTCAGATTTCCAAGTATcctattcatttaatttaatagattacTCTGTAACgtaagtttttaatgtttttctaaaagacaaaaaatgtctttaaggaaattaatttgttaaaagatAATTGAGTTGAGTGTGAGTTTGACATCTATTGATTATaactactatatttttatgtaagacTATTAAAATAGATGTTaagtttttttgtattactattattttctaattctatttatattttgataaattgttataGTGCAGAAAATTTAGAAAGAAGTCCTGATCTTCATTATTTAAACTGTAAAAatcatattgaaaatattgttaaaaaaactgTCGAAcctgtacatttaaataaaaatatagtagcgATTTCTTTCTTTTACTACCAAACTTTAGATGCTGAATTGATtggtatgttaataattaaacataatatcgtcacattttatagatattattaaatttatgtctattattttaattcacataatataatcattaagaTGAACATGGAGGAGATGTCACTTTACAACAGTTTGAAAAAGTcgcaaaaagtaatttttttatttttattataattaattaagtaaaataaagtatCAATTCATATACTCACATGTTATATTACTGTGGATATTTAAAATCTGTCAATAGACAGTAACTAATATAAGGTATATTT
This genomic window contains:
- the LOC132919055 gene encoding ectonucleoside triphosphate diphosphohydrolase 5-like, with the protein product MDDSEITYCFSTDDQIITKDTKCIKHCTIMGKKEHYKVNAAPSTQQSNQNHQLNCAVIIDAGSTGSKVLAAAFKKTDDIYLLDNYIFKREEGGLAEYADDEKKREEIIRHLLSQAEDFMNKNPYCARTPLLLRATAGLRMLNEKSVEIINQAKGIFNEYSSIFQVDDNSVEIMDGSDEGLFAWFTVNYLLKRIKDLENSVAVLDLGGASLQITFYPTDDKKIPTNSSFIKDYAIMGTRKKLYNQSYLGFGYKAVRTKVFKPVDNNKKNYTSPCQHSDFQVSYSFNLIDYSVT